TCATAAAATCAGAAACCCCTATAAAATCACAAACTCTAACATGGCTTCAGAGCTAGGTTCATCGCTTTAATCTGGGCGTGAATCTATGATTTATGTGTTCTTAAGTGAATTGCGCTTTGAAAATTTGTGAAAATCGAAGATCTGAGTCTAAATGGCTGGATCAACGAGTTTTGAGCTTCGCACTCCCATTTTCAATGGTGAGAACTATGAATTCTGGAATATCAAAATGCATACCATTCTCAAGTCTCATGGACTGTGGGAGCTCGTAGAGATTGGGTTCACTATCCCAGAAACATCTACTGTGGTTGTGGTAGCTGATGAAAAGAAGGAGAATGATGCAGCTACTGAAACTCCAACAAATGTTGCAAAGATCATAATGAAGGATGCAAAGGCTCTTGGGTTGATCCAAGGAGCTGTGACTGATCAGATTTTCCCCAGGATCTCTAACGAAGAAACCTCCAAGGGAGCTTGGGATATTCTATAGCAAGAATTCAGAGGTGACAAACAGGTTAGAAATGTGAAATTACAAGGTTTAAGCCGAGAATTTGAGTACACTAGGATGAGAGATGATGAATCCTTATCTACATACCTTACTAAATTGTTTGACCTTATGAATCAAATGAGGGGTTATGGTGAAGAACTATCTAGGGAGAGGGTTGTTCAAATTACTTATAAGCTTGCCTAGAAGTTATGACTCTATCTGTGCTGTGATTGAACATTCAAAGGATATTGAAACTCTTGAAATCCAAGAAGTGGTTGCCTCTATGAAGGGTTATGAACAAAGGCTAGATATGCATGTTGAAAACTCTACTAAAAAGGCATTTGCTAGTCTAAATGTTGGGTCTAAGTTTCAAAAACCCAGTGGGTTCTCCGGTACTCAAAAGTCAAGGAAAGATTGGAAGAACAAAGGGAAAAAGTGGGATAACAAGCCCAACCTTGTCTCTAAGCATAATAATTCTCATGATTCGAACAAAACAGCTTGCAAACATTGTGATAAACTGCACTATGGAAAGTGCTGGTTTGAAGGAAAACCTAAATGCACAAATTGCAATAAATTTGGTCATGAAACCAGAAACTGCAATGGGAACAAAATGGTGCAGAAGGCCAACTATGCAAATCAGGTTGATGATATGGGAACCTTATTCTTTGCTTGCAATTCTGTGACTCAAGTGAAAGTCAATAATACTTGGTACATAGATAGTGGTTGTAGCAACCACATGACAGGAAATGAAAACTTGTTGATGAATGTGAGTAGAAACTTGAATGCAAGAGTGAAAATGGGAACTGGTGAAGTTGTGAGTGTAGCAGGAATAGGTACACTTGTCATTAAAACTAAGATGggaaaaaaaacacatacaAGAAGTGATTCTGGTGCCTGGCTTAGAGGAAAATCTCCTAAATGTGGGACAAATGTTGGAACATGGTTATTATCTACTATTTGGTGGTAATGCAGTTTGTATCTATGATAGCTGGAACTTGAATGGATTGTTTGCTAAGGTTCAAATGACTGGCAACAGGTGTTTTCCCTTAACCATGATGCCTGCTACACTACTAGTACTGAAAGCTAGTGTATCTCATTGTACTCAGACTTGGCACAAGAGGCTAGGTCATCTAAACACAAGAAGTTTGTTGCAACTTAGGGAGCAAGAAATGGTTCATGGACTGCCTCACTTGGAAGATTCCAAGAATGTCTGTGAAGGATGTATGCTTGGCAAGCAACATAGAGATGAATTTCCAAGAGAATCTGTTTGGAGAGCTAAATTTCCACTTGAATTGGTATATACAGATGTCTGTGGTCCAATGCAAATTGCTTCAAATGCTGGAAACAAGTATTTCATTTTGTTCATTGATGATTGTACTAGAATGACATGGGTTTATTTTCTAAGATGCAAATCTGAGGCATTTGAGTATTTCAAAAGGTTCAAAACAATGACAGAATTGCAGTGTGGACacaagatcaagtacctaagaAGTGATAGAGGTGGTGAGTTCATGTCTTCTGAATTCAGTAACTATTGCAATGTCTCTGGTATTCAAAGGCAACTAACCATGTCATACACACCACAGCAGAATGGTGTGTCTGAAAGAAAGAATAGAACTATGGTGGAAATGGCAAAAACTATGCTACATGAAAAAGGCATGCCATACTAGTTTTGGGCAGAAGTTGTGCACATTGTAGTATATCTCCTCAACAGGTGTCCCACTAGGTCTTTGGATAAAATGACTCATTTTGAAGCCTATAGTGGAAGAAAACCTGGAATTGCATATTTAAAGATCTTTGGTTTAGTATGCTATGTCCCATGAATTTAAGACACAAGCTTGAATGCAACAGTCACAAATGTGTCTTTGTGGGGTATGGAACCAGTGAGAAAGGATACAAGGTATTTGATCCTATCACTAATAAAATTATATTGTCTAGAGAGGTAGTATTTGATGAGAGTGACAGGTGGGATTGGAATGTAAGCTCTGAAAAATATTTTGATACATCAATTACTACTGATATAGCAGAATATGAACCAACTCAAGGATTAGAAGTTCAGGATGACATTATACTCCCTGAGATCACTTCTGATATTTCACAAGAAAGCTTGAGTTCCAATGTTGATGGTTCAAATTCACAGATTGATCTATCACAGAGCTATGATTTCACTCCAAAGAAATGGAGATCCTTATATGAAGTTTTTGCACAGTGTAATGTTTGCATTATGGAACCTCAAAGCTATGAAGAGGCTGCTCTAGATTTATCATGGATGAAAGCTATGCAAGTTGAGTTAGACatgattgaaaagaataatACATGGATGCTGGTAGACAGACCATCTAGCAAACCTGTGATAGGAGTGAAGTGGGTATACAAAACAAAACTGAATCTTGATGGAAGCATTCAGAAAAAACAAAGCTAGACTGGTTGCAAAAGGTTATTCACAGAAGCCAGGAATTGACTTCAATGAGACCTTTGCACCAATTGCTAGGCTTGACACCATAAGGACTTTGATAGCTCTTGCAGCTTATAAAGAATGGCAACTCTTTCAGTTGGATGTAAATTCTGCATTCCTCAATGGTGTACT
This genomic interval from Malus domestica chromosome 05, GDT2T_hap1 contains the following:
- the LOC139196051 gene encoding uncharacterized protein — its product is MAGSTSFELRTPIFNGENYEFWNIKMHTILKSHGLWELVEIGFTIPETSTVVVVADEKKENDAATETPTNVAKIIMKDAKALGLIQGAVTDQIFPRISNEETSKGAWDIL